A segment of the Prochlorococcus marinus str. MIT 9215 genome:
CAAGCATTTTCATTGCATTTAAACTTCTTTTTTTTGAACACTTGCATTTAAAACTAACTTCTTGGGAACGAGCCTTTTCAGATATTGATTTATCGTCAATATCGGGAAATATATTTCTTATTAACGAAAGAAGATTATCTTTTGATTGAAATAGGTCTTCGCTAAAAGAATTAATTTCTTTACATCTCTCTTCAAGTAGTGAGACAAGTAAAGGGTCAGTATCTTTTTTTGGCAAAACTTGAGCTAATAAGCCACCACTACAAATAACACCTTTATTTTCAATTTTTTCTCCAATGAATACAGCAGAAGGAGTTTGTTCTGAATGATATAAATATGAAGCTAAGTCTTCTGCAATATTCCCATTTACTAATTCAACTGTACTTGTAAAGGGCTCTCCAATTCCGCTATCTCTAATAACATTTAAATATCCAGTACCTAATGCATTTTTGAAATCGAAAGAATATTTATTGCTTGCTATTTTGACTAAATCTAATTCTAAATCGGGATTACCTACATAACCTCTGACTTTGCCGTCTCTACCTGCATCAACTAGTAATCCCTTCAAAGGTCCGTCAGATCTAACTCTTAAAGTTACTCTCCCATGCATTATCTTCATTGAACTTGCTAAAAGCAGTGAAGCACTAAATGCTCTCCCTAAGATACAGGTTGCTAAATAAGAAAGACCGTGTCTTTTTTTAGCTTCTAGAGATGATTCTGTTGTTAAGACCGCAACTAATCTTATTCCTCCATTTGCTGCAGTAGCTCTTACTATCCTATCCTTCATGATCTTTTTTCATAAATTTTTAATTTTCCCTTTTTCCAGAGTTAACATCCTAGATGGAATGCCCTCAAATAAGGCAGGTTCATGAGTAACAATAATAATTGTATTTTTATTTTTTAGATCAAGAATTAAATTTTTCACATCATTCCTCATTGAATTGTCTAATCCAGCAGTTGGTTCATCGAGCAAAAGAATTGAGGGATTTCTAAGAAGCTGAACTGCCACAGCTAACCTCCTTTGTTGTCCGCCACTAAGTTCTTCTGGTGGTTGGATCAGATTAATATTTTTCAAACCAACCTTATTTAAAACTATTTCTATATTCTTCTCTCTTAAAGATTTATGGCCTATTTTTAATTCTTTCCCAATGGTTGTACCTATAAAGTATCTTTCAGGAAATTGGAATACTACTCCGCAGAACCATCTTCTTTTCCTAGAGGATAAAATTTTGTTCTTCCATGTAATTTTCCCTTTTTGTGGATTTGTTAATCCGCTTATTATTTCGAGTAGTGTTGTTTTCCCAGAACCACTCTTCCCGCAAATTAAAATGATTTCATTCTCATGAACTTTTAAATTTAGATTGTCTATTATTTTTCTTTCACTAGTTTGAGGTTGATAAGATATTTCTTTTAAATCAAGCATTATTATTTAATATATTAGGTATAAATTTTAATCTACTAGTAACTTACTTATAATAGCTATAGATCTTAAAAGCTATTAGCCAATATGAATATTATTTTTAGAGAAGTTGATCCTTTTAACTGTTGGATATGGATGAGGTTTTCAGAATTACCAACTCAAGATGAAAAAAATTATTTAGATGGTGTTTTTGATAGTTGGTACGTTCTAGGAAGGTTAGGTGGATTTAATTCTGAAAATTTGCAAACTCACGAAGAGGGTTCCGATCTTAGTTGGATGTCCTACGATAATGACCAAAAAAACGCCTCTCTACCGGCCTTAATGCATAATTTAGGAATTATGGAATATCAAAACCTTTGGGGAAGATGTTGGGTTGATTTTGGAACTTCAGACTCACTTTCAATTGATATATTAATAAATTCTTTGAATGAGATATCAAATAATTATGTAAAAATTGAAGAATTAATTATTGGTGGTGAGAATAATGATTGGGCTGTAGAAGAACATGAAGATTTAGTTTTCAAAGATTAAGTGTTTTAGATGGAAGACTTAACAAGATTAATTATTTCTAATGAAAGGATTAAAAATATCCATAACAATAATATAGAACTGACTAATGAAGAGGCTCATTACTTAAATAAAGTAATGAGGATAAAAAATGGTAAAGAAATATTTATAGCTAATGGAGAGGGTTCATTATGGAAAGCTATAAAAGTTAATAATGATTGTTTAGAAATAATTCAATTAAAAAAACCTTACTTATTTCAAGAAAAAGAAATTTACTTATTAGGAATAGCTGTTGTTATACCAAAAAGTGGTTTTGAGGATATTTTAAAAATGTGTACTGAAATAGGAATTGATTTTATACAACCATTATTTTCAGAAAGGCAGGTAAACAAAAATTTAAATTTTTCTAGAAAACTTTTGAGATGGAATGCAATTATCAAAGAAGCAGTTGAGCAAAGTGAGAGATTATGGAAACCATATATCTTAAATGGTATGGATATTATTGAATGGCTCAAAAGTAGAGATAATCAAGAAAGTGTTTCAATTTCTATTACTAGAGAAAATCCCCGATATTATTTAAATCAATGGTTAAGAGAACATCAAGAATTTATAAATAAAAAAGGAGGTATTTTCTGGAATGTAATTGGCCCTGAGGGAGGGTGGTCCTCTAAAGAAATTGATTTTTTTAATAAAAACAATAATACTTTTGTTAAACTATCTGAAACTATCTTAAGAACTTCTACGGCTAGTATAAACGCATCATCAATACTAAATCAGTGGAGAATTGATTTTAAATTAAGGAATTAGATAAATATGGATTTAATTAGAAATCAATTTTTTGTAGGTTTTTGCATTAATTTTATTTTGATTTATGTATTTTGCAAGATTCCTTTGATGACAAAAGGTGGTTGGATAAGTGCAGGTATTTTAGGAACAATTTTGTGGGGATGTTTGTCTTGGCAGGGATGGATGTCAGTTGTAATTTATTTATTATTTGGATCTCTCGTTACTAAATTAGGTTTTGAATTTAAAAAAGAACAAGGAATAGCCGAAAAAAGAGGAGGAAGAAGAGGTCCTGAAAATGTATGGGGCTCTGCAGCTACAGGATTATTTCTTGCCATTATGACCAAATTTAATGCTGCCAATGTAGTCATGTTTAAAATAGGATTTGCTGCAAGTTTTGCTGCAAAGTTGGCGGATACTTTTGGCAGCGAAATTGGAAAAAGGTTTGGAAAGGATACATATTTAATTACTTCACTTAAAAAGGTTGATAGAGGAACTGAAGGAGGAGTAAGTTTAGAAGGAACATTAGCTAGTGTTTTGGGATCAATATTTATGGCTTTTGTAATGCTTCGTCTGTCAATCATATCTTCAAAATTCCATTTTATAGTTGTTGGAGTTTCGGGATTCTTGGCCACACTTTCTGAGAGTATTATTGGTGCTAAATTTCAAAACAAATATAAATTAAGTAATGAATTGGTAAATTCTATTCAAACAAGTATTGCTTCTGTTTTTGCTATCTTTTTTTTTATTTTATACTCATATTTTTTAAATTAAAAAATTTTTTGAAAGACTTAAGATTCCTTCCATTTTGTAAGAATCTCCCAGCTCTTCAGTCTTTGGAAAATCCAGAAATGGCCCTCGGAATTTAGATGAATTCCATCATGCGTAATCCAATTTTTGCTCCTTTTATCAGAGTACATTTCTCTAAAAGTAGTAAGAAATGGGACATTTTGATTGAGGCATACTTCCTCCATTCTCCTTTCATAAGAATTACAAAAATCATTTGAGTACCATAGGCATCCTGCGAAAGGCATTTTGCTTTCGTTAACTGGTGTCAGACCAATAACAAAGACATTTGTTTGAGATTTCATTTCATTAATTAGTCTCTCTAATCCATATTCAAACCCATCTATATCCATTTGGTGTCTTCCATTTTTCTGACCAATTGTTGCGGTATCGTTAAGACCAACACTCAGGAGGATTGCTTTAGGTTTATTTCTTCTCGTTTCTCCTCTAGATGACCATTCTTTTTCCCATCTAGATGAAACTTTTTCTATCCCATCACCCCTTACGCCCAGTTGATAAATTACTGGCCCATTTTGGTTTTTGGACCAATCTTTTCTAAGCCTCTCACACCATCCTCCACCTTCATTATCTCCCCATCCATAAACTGAGCTATCTCCAATTATAACAAGCTGTTTTTGTAAACTAATCACTTTAACCGGA
Coding sequences within it:
- the hslO gene encoding Hsp33 family molecular chaperone HslO; this encodes MKDRIVRATAANGGIRLVAVLTTESSLEAKKRHGLSYLATCILGRAFSASLLLASSMKIMHGRVTLRVRSDGPLKGLLVDAGRDGKVRGYVGNPDLELDLVKIASNKYSFDFKNALGTGYLNVIRDSGIGEPFTSTVELVNGNIAEDLASYLYHSEQTPSAVFIGEKIENKGVICSGGLLAQVLPKKDTDPLLVSLLEERCKEINSFSEDLFQSKDNLLSLIRNIFPDIDDKSISEKARSQEVSFKCKCSKKRSLNAMKMLDKSELEDILKKDGEAELVCEFCKNKYLINYEEIKSIIEN
- a CDS encoding ABC transporter ATP-binding protein, with amino-acid sequence MLDLKEISYQPQTSERKIIDNLNLKVHENEIILICGKSGSGKTTLLEIISGLTNPQKGKITWKNKILSSRKRRWFCGVVFQFPERYFIGTTIGKELKIGHKSLREKNIEIVLNKVGLKNINLIQPPEELSGGQQRRLAVAVQLLRNPSILLLDEPTAGLDNSMRNDVKNLILDLKNKNTIIIVTHEPALFEGIPSRMLTLEKGKIKNL
- a CDS encoding DUF3531 family protein gives rise to the protein MNIIFREVDPFNCWIWMRFSELPTQDEKNYLDGVFDSWYVLGRLGGFNSENLQTHEEGSDLSWMSYDNDQKNASLPALMHNLGIMEYQNLWGRCWVDFGTSDSLSIDILINSLNEISNNYVKIEELIIGGENNDWAVEEHEDLVFKD
- a CDS encoding 16S rRNA (uracil(1498)-N(3))-methyltransferase, translating into MEDLTRLIISNERIKNIHNNNIELTNEEAHYLNKVMRIKNGKEIFIANGEGSLWKAIKVNNDCLEIIQLKKPYLFQEKEIYLLGIAVVIPKSGFEDILKMCTEIGIDFIQPLFSERQVNKNLNFSRKLLRWNAIIKEAVEQSERLWKPYILNGMDIIEWLKSRDNQESVSISITRENPRYYLNQWLREHQEFINKKGGIFWNVIGPEGGWSSKEIDFFNKNNNTFVKLSETILRTSTASINASSILNQWRIDFKLRN
- a CDS encoding DUF92 domain-containing protein; translation: MDLIRNQFFVGFCINFILIYVFCKIPLMTKGGWISAGILGTILWGCLSWQGWMSVVIYLLFGSLVTKLGFEFKKEQGIAEKRGGRRGPENVWGSAATGLFLAIMTKFNAANVVMFKIGFAASFAAKLADTFGSEIGKRFGKDTYLITSLKKVDRGTEGGVSLEGTLASVLGSIFMAFVMLRLSIISSKFHFIVVGVSGFLATLSESIIGAKFQNKYKLSNELVNSIQTSIASVFAIFFFILYSYFLN
- a CDS encoding GDSL-type esterase/lipase family protein produces the protein MISLQKQLVIIGDSSVYGWGDNEGGGWCERLRKDWSKNQNGPVIYQLGVRGDGIEKVSSRWEKEWSSRGETRRNKPKAILLSVGLNDTATIGQKNGRHQMDIDGFEYGLERLINEMKSQTNVFVIGLTPVNESKMPFAGCLWYSNDFCNSYERRMEEVCLNQNVPFLTTFREMYSDKRSKNWITHDGIHLNSEGHFWIFQRLKSWEILTKWKES